In the Nicotiana tabacum cultivar K326 chromosome 16, ASM71507v2, whole genome shotgun sequence genome, one interval contains:
- the LOC142170553 gene encoding uncharacterized protein LOC142170553 produces MTHPRRLMRIYHRRKYVLYQPIFEATTCFDEDTTDAYTQAADETTVADGPTTYSSDPASCGVDTAAHPHIKRRLDADDPNSVPGRQGMRLRPAAALKHTGCGTP; encoded by the exons ATGACTCATCCTCGGCGGTTGATGCGGATCTACCACAGGCGCAAATAT GTTTTGTACCAGCCCATCTTTGAGGCCACTACATGCTTTGATGAGGACACCACGGATGCATATACTCAGGCGGCCGACGAGACCACG gttgctgaTGGCCCGACGACATATTCTTCCGATCCTGCCAGCTGTGGTGTCGATACTGCTGCACATCCTCATATAAAGAGGCGGCTTGATGCCGATGATCCAAATAGTGTACCCGGGCGGCAGGGGATGCGACTTAGGCCGGCAGCAGCACTGAAGCACACAGGCTGCGGGACTCCTTGA